In Microplitis mediator isolate UGA2020A chromosome 2, iyMicMedi2.1, whole genome shotgun sequence, a single window of DNA contains:
- the LOC130663816 gene encoding reticulocyte-binding protein homolog 2a, whose product MGNLLTACTSCCKESGSYEDLTPDEQTRRQQQMEAAERRMREQEQRGIGNVNAVKRQQQQALEREKREQELANTDRDAPLKWQVN is encoded by the exons atgggTAATCTTTTAACTGCATGCACGTCATGTTGCAAAGAATCAGGTTCCTATGAGGATTTAACACCTGATGAG caaaCAAGAAGACAACAACAAATGGAAGCTGCTGAAAGAAGAATGAGAGAACAGGAGCAACGTGGTATTGGAAACGTCAACGCAGTAAAACGTCAACAGCAACAAGCACTGGAACGTGAAAAACGTGAGCAAGAATTAGCTAATACTGATCGAGATGCGCCATTGaag tgGCAAGTTAACTGa